The Lacrimispora xylanolytica genome has a segment encoding these proteins:
- a CDS encoding ATP synthase subunit C encodes MSILVKITLAIALTLSIALPLFVFAMGEKTKGRYKTALSVNVLLFFGTLIVSSVLMFQGQAEASAAAAATGATAGVAGMGYLAAALSTGLACVGGGIAVSAAASAALGAISEDSTILGKSLIFVGLAEGVCLYGLIISFMILGKL; translated from the coding sequence ATGTCTATATTAGTAAAAATTACCTTAGCTATTGCATTAACCTTAAGCATCGCTCTTCCCCTCTTTGTATTCGCCATGGGTGAAAAAACAAAAGGACGCTATAAAACAGCATTATCCGTCAATGTACTCTTATTCTTCGGCACTCTCATCGTTTCCAGTGTTTTAATGTTCCAGGGCCAGGCGGAAGCTTCCGCAGCCGCTGCTGCCACAGGAGCCACTGCCGGTGTTGCTGGCATGGGTTATCTGGCTGCTGCCCTTTCTACTGGTCTTGCCTGTGTGGGTGGTGGTATTGCCGTATCTGCTGCAGCCAGTGCTGCACTTGGTGCCATCAGCGAAGACAGTACTATTTTAGGTAAATCACTCATCTTCGTAGGTCTTGCCGAAGGTGTTTGTCTTTACGGTCTGATCATTTCCTTCATGATCCTTGGAAAGCTTTAA
- a CDS encoding V-type ATP synthase subunit I: MIEKMKFLSITGPKEDIDRVVDTYLSKYEIHLENALSELKTVQDLRPFVETNPYKDISQRAEELSQLLSPDGEQTGHKKMTVSQAADIIEAIGNETEELKAREETLLAKRDSLKESLQRILPFTALNYDLSSILHFKYIKFRFGRISHEYYHKFEDYVYDTIDTVLYKCREDDEYVWLVYFVPDTISNRIDAIYASMHFEQITVPDEYKGTPFEATKTLEDNMKTVQLEINDLRKQLSTFLESKRDDLLSARDRLESFSTNFNVRKLAACTRQSRNTFYILCGWMSHRDADSFQNDISEDEKTFCIVEENHENIISRPPTKLLNPGLFKPFELFIRMYGLPAYNEIDPTILIGLTYSFLFGFMFGDVGQGLCLLIGGFLLYRMKKLSLGAIVSCCGFFSTIFGFLFGSIFGFEDIIHPVWLRPMQHMTNLPFIGRLNTVFIVAVLLGMGIILLTMILNIINSYRSRDPERTFFDTNGLAGFVFYAGLVLTIVLYMTENPIPASALLVIMFGLPLVIMFFKEPLTHLVERKSRIMPKEKGMFVVQGFFELFEVLLSYFSNTLSFVRVGAFAVSHAAMMEVVLMLSGHEAGTVNWLVVVLGNLFVCGMEGLIVGIQVLRLEYYELFSRFYRGTGRAFKPYGKKI, from the coding sequence GTGATAGAAAAGATGAAATTCTTAAGTATCACCGGGCCCAAGGAGGATATCGACCGGGTAGTAGACACCTACCTATCCAAATATGAGATCCATCTGGAAAATGCCTTGTCAGAACTTAAAACGGTGCAAGACTTAAGGCCTTTTGTTGAGACCAATCCATACAAGGATATCAGTCAGCGAGCCGAAGAGCTTTCCCAGCTTCTCTCTCCAGACGGAGAACAGACGGGCCACAAAAAAATGACCGTTTCTCAGGCAGCTGATATCATTGAAGCGATTGGGAACGAAACAGAAGAATTAAAAGCCAGAGAAGAGACCTTGTTAGCCAAGCGGGATTCTTTAAAGGAATCACTGCAACGGATTCTTCCATTTACCGCACTGAATTACGACTTAAGCTCCATCCTTCATTTTAAGTACATCAAATTCCGCTTTGGCCGCATTTCACACGAGTATTACCATAAGTTTGAGGATTATGTGTACGATACCATTGATACGGTTTTATACAAATGCAGAGAAGATGATGAATATGTCTGGTTGGTCTATTTTGTACCGGATACGATTTCAAACCGGATTGATGCTATTTATGCTTCCATGCATTTCGAACAGATTACCGTTCCGGACGAGTATAAGGGTACCCCCTTTGAGGCGACCAAAACACTGGAAGATAATATGAAGACAGTCCAATTGGAGATTAATGATTTAAGAAAGCAGCTTTCAACCTTTCTGGAATCTAAGCGGGATGATCTTCTATCCGCCAGAGACCGGCTGGAAAGCTTTTCAACCAACTTTAATGTAAGAAAATTAGCGGCCTGTACGAGACAGAGCAGGAATACCTTTTATATTCTTTGCGGTTGGATGAGCCACCGGGATGCCGATTCCTTTCAAAATGACATTTCCGAGGATGAAAAGACCTTTTGCATCGTTGAGGAGAACCATGAAAATATCATCAGCCGTCCTCCCACAAAGCTTTTAAATCCCGGACTGTTTAAGCCCTTTGAGCTGTTTATCCGGATGTATGGGCTTCCTGCCTATAATGAGATTGATCCTACTATATTAATCGGTCTCACCTATTCCTTCCTCTTTGGTTTCATGTTTGGAGATGTGGGACAGGGACTATGCCTATTAATCGGAGGCTTTCTCCTCTACCGGATGAAGAAATTAAGCCTGGGAGCCATCGTCTCCTGCTGCGGATTCTTCTCCACCATATTCGGGTTCCTGTTTGGAAGTATCTTCGGATTTGAAGATATCATCCATCCGGTGTGGCTAAGACCCATGCAGCATATGACGAACCTTCCGTTTATCGGACGTCTGAACACTGTATTTATCGTTGCAGTCTTATTAGGTATGGGAATTATACTCCTTACCATGATTCTAAACATCATAAACAGCTACCGTTCCAGAGACCCGGAACGAACCTTTTTTGATACCAATGGCCTGGCTGGATTTGTATTTTATGCCGGTCTGGTGCTCACAATTGTACTTTATATGACCGAGAACCCCATACCAGCTTCTGCTTTACTGGTCATTATGTTCGGTCTTCCCCTTGTCATCATGTTCTTTAAGGAACCTCTTACCCATCTGGTGGAGCGAAAGTCAAGGATTATGCCTAAGGAAAAGGGCATGTTTGTAGTTCAGGGCTTTTTTGAACTCTTTGAAGTGCTTTTAAGCTATTTTTCCAATACACTATCCTTTGTCCGTGTGGGGGCTTTTGCCGTCAGTCATGCGGCCATGATGGAAGTGGTACTAATGCTCTCCGGCCATGAAGCCGGAACTGTAAACTGGCTCGTTGTGGTTTTGGGCAATCTATTCGTCTGCGGCATGGAGGGACTGATTGTTGGTATCCAGGTGCTGCGTTTGGAATATTATGAATTATTCAGCCGCTTTTACCGGGGAACCGGCCGCGCATTTAAGCCATACGGAAAAAAAATATAA
- a CDS encoding V0D/AC39 family V-type ATPase subunit, with amino-acid sequence MGDLLSYSGITTKVRAMESHLISENQFREMAGLSTVAEAVDYLSHLKAYEGLFTDLEGTSLHRGAIEQKLILSLYKDFAKLYRFANLNQRKFLDLYFMHFEIDILKKSLRNAIGNNHVDIDLSVFEDFFKLHSKLDLMKLSASRSLSDFLSNLEGSIYYDFLQGLSDTREPTLFDYEVHLDLLYFKSIWKVMGKHLKKEEKELLSRCFGSKLDLLNIQWIYRSKKYYNLQSTDIYSLLIPTNYHLNKEQITKMAEAGSIEEFYGVLKTTYYGRKADIEVFDLPDLEKLTKEVLDKIYRSTSQQNPYSIATLNSYLYFKEAEIQKVITLIESIRYRLSPDEIISYVENQ; translated from the coding sequence ATGGGGGACCTGCTGTCCTACAGCGGCATTACCACCAAAGTAAGGGCGATGGAAAGCCATCTGATCTCAGAGAATCAGTTTCGAGAAATGGCCGGGCTGTCAACGGTTGCCGAGGCTGTGGATTACTTAAGCCACTTAAAAGCCTATGAAGGTCTTTTTACGGACCTGGAAGGCACCAGTCTGCACCGGGGTGCCATTGAGCAAAAACTGATCCTTTCCCTTTACAAGGATTTTGCCAAGCTATACCGATTTGCAAACTTGAACCAACGAAAGTTTCTTGATCTTTATTTTATGCACTTTGAAATCGATATTCTGAAAAAAAGTCTGCGTAACGCCATTGGAAACAATCATGTGGATATCGATCTTTCTGTTTTTGAGGATTTTTTCAAGCTTCATTCCAAGCTGGACTTAATGAAACTGTCCGCATCCAGAAGTCTTTCTGACTTCTTATCAAACCTGGAAGGCTCTATTTATTATGACTTTCTCCAAGGATTGTCAGATACAAGGGAACCTACCTTATTTGATTATGAGGTCCATCTGGATCTTTTGTATTTTAAGTCGATTTGGAAGGTTATGGGGAAACATTTAAAGAAGGAAGAAAAAGAACTGCTCTCCCGCTGCTTTGGCAGCAAGCTGGACCTGCTTAATATCCAGTGGATTTATCGCTCCAAAAAGTACTACAATCTACAATCTACGGACATTTATTCCCTTCTCATTCCCACCAATTATCATCTAAACAAGGAGCAGATTACAAAAATGGCAGAGGCCGGTTCCATAGAAGAATTCTACGGGGTGCTTAAAACCACCTACTATGGCCGGAAAGCGGATATAGAGGTTTTCGATTTGCCGGATCTGGAAAAGCTTACAAAGGAGGTACTTGACAAGATCTACCGTTCCACCAGCCAGCAAAATCCGTACTCCATTGCAACACTGAATTCTTACCTCTATTTTAAAGAGGCCGAGATTCAAAAAGTTATTACCCTCATAGAGAGCATCCGGTACCGTCTAAGTCCGGATGAAATTATCTCCTATGTGGAAAACCAGTAA
- a CDS encoding ATPase: MDKVIEKISDIESAATSIMDNANERKKAFAKEMEDRTAAFDSDLEEKTNKKIEALRNQLEVEMNRQLEKQLSDSKRILTTLETHFEEQHSQYVEDLFQTMIKE; the protein is encoded by the coding sequence ATGGATAAGGTTATTGAGAAGATATCTGATATCGAATCGGCAGCAACTTCCATTATGGATAACGCTAACGAGCGAAAAAAAGCATTTGCCAAGGAAATGGAGGACCGCACGGCTGCATTCGATTCTGATTTAGAAGAAAAGACAAATAAAAAGATTGAAGCACTGCGGAACCAGCTGGAAGTCGAGATGAACCGACAGCTTGAAAAGCAGCTAAGTGATTCAAAACGAATCCTGACCACGCTGGAAACCCATTTTGAAGAGCAGCACAGCCAGTATGTGGAGGATTTATTTCAAACTATGATAAAGGAGTGA
- a CDS encoding SH3 domain-containing protein yields MGTTDNNFWIRIQQGLRETEILMNQQQFNLSMIKARQTLEYMVNYLGEKALIVEGDLADSIDQLFEGRLISQTSKDHYHRIRMIGNKAVHEGSDSPYDAGEALKLLAAEVHAFAHTFHRESPEDAAYRQRSAPLKPVPIASGDRAAVRSSAARNSSGSSSAGRGTQGRANAHQGQRQAQRPHPQGSGDRKAANRTATTRQVQRGTPKGRSRRRSSRNTPDTSGLLKPALIFLGILVLVLIFVKLVPGKGGKQNPAPTETSSQIETEATSSPETTEAVTEEETEAPKTYTTKSKLNVRSTPSTDGTKLGSLAAGTKVEFVKTYDDTWTVITFEGKEAYIATEFLTVSEGTGDTDTKETTATSETTKKAGQ; encoded by the coding sequence ATGGGAACGACCGACAACAACTTCTGGATCAGAATCCAGCAGGGTCTTAGGGAGACAGAGATACTCATGAATCAACAGCAGTTCAATCTGTCCATGATCAAAGCCCGACAGACACTGGAATATATGGTAAACTATTTAGGAGAAAAAGCCCTGATTGTGGAAGGAGATTTAGCGGACAGCATTGATCAGCTATTTGAAGGACGTCTGATTTCCCAAACTTCCAAGGACCATTATCACAGAATACGAATGATCGGCAACAAAGCCGTACACGAAGGCAGCGACAGTCCCTATGATGCCGGAGAAGCCTTAAAGCTTCTGGCAGCGGAAGTACATGCCTTTGCTCATACATTTCACAGGGAAAGTCCGGAGGATGCTGCTTACAGACAGCGCTCCGCTCCCCTTAAGCCAGTTCCCATTGCATCCGGCGATCGTGCTGCCGTAAGAAGCAGTGCTGCAAGAAACAGCTCCGGCAGTAGCAGCGCAGGGAGAGGCACCCAAGGAAGAGCCAATGCTCATCAGGGACAGAGACAAGCTCAAAGACCACACCCTCAGGGTAGTGGGGATAGAAAAGCTGCCAATCGGACAGCCACAACAAGACAAGTTCAAAGAGGTACTCCAAAAGGACGGAGCAGACGCCGCTCCTCAAGGAATACGCCGGATACCAGCGGCTTATTAAAGCCGGCATTGATATTTTTAGGGATTCTCGTTCTTGTTTTAATCTTTGTAAAACTGGTTCCCGGTAAGGGAGGAAAACAGAACCCGGCACCAACTGAGACATCATCCCAAATCGAGACAGAGGCCACCAGCAGCCCGGAGACCACCGAGGCGGTTACAGAAGAAGAAACAGAGGCGCCTAAGACATATACCACAAAAAGCAAGCTGAATGTGCGCTCCACCCCTTCTACCGACGGTACCAAACTTGGCAGCCTTGCAGCCGGTACTAAGGTTGAATTTGTAAAGACATATGATGACACATGGACTGTCATCACGTTCGAAGGTAAAGAAGCTTACATTGCTACAGAATTTTTAACGGTATCAGAAGGAACTGGGGATACCGACACCAAAGAGACAACGGCCACTTCGGAAACTACGAAGAAAGCTGGTCAATAA
- the trmB gene encoding tRNA (guanosine(46)-N7)-methyltransferase TrmB — MRLRHIPGSEKEIAASPYVVQNPEEKKGRWNEVFGNERPIEIEVGMGKGRFIMELASLHPDINYVGIERYPSVLLRGLQKREGLELDNIFFMCVDAKNLMDIFEPGEVQKIYLNFSDPWPKDRHAKRRLTSEEFMEVYDKILKPDGVVEFKTDNKGLFDYSLEAIPGEVWEIKEFTYDLHHSEMGEGNVMTEYEEKFSSKGNPIYKLVAGRK; from the coding sequence ATGAGGTTACGTCACATACCAGGCTCGGAAAAAGAGATTGCAGCCAGTCCATATGTGGTTCAGAACCCGGAGGAGAAAAAGGGCCGGTGGAACGAAGTCTTTGGAAATGAGAGGCCCATTGAAATAGAAGTAGGTATGGGGAAGGGCAGATTTATTATGGAACTTGCATCCCTTCATCCAGACATTAATTATGTAGGAATTGAACGTTACCCAAGTGTTCTGTTGCGTGGGCTTCAAAAAAGAGAAGGCTTAGAGCTTGATAACATTTTCTTCATGTGCGTGGATGCGAAGAATCTTATGGATATCTTTGAGCCGGGAGAGGTACAGAAAATCTATCTGAATTTTTCGGATCCATGGCCAAAGGACAGGCATGCTAAGCGCAGGCTTACCTCTGAGGAGTTCATGGAAGTCTATGATAAGATTTTAAAGCCAGACGGCGTGGTAGAGTTTAAAACAGACAACAAAGGCCTGTTTGATTACTCTCTGGAAGCCATTCCAGGGGAGGTGTGGGAGATTAAGGAATTTACCTATGACCTTCACCACAGCGAAATGGGTGAGGGAAATGTAATGACCGAATATGAAGAGAAGTTTTCCTCAAAAGGAAATCCCATTTATAAGCTGGTCGCAGGAAGAAAATAA
- a CDS encoding F0F1 ATP synthase subunit A — protein MEELNCETVFTIPVFGGIGISESVVVTWVIMAALTLLSIIFVRNLKVENPGRKQQVLELAVGGLYGFFDDLIGEEGRRYIPYLVSVAIYIGVANLIGLLGLKPPTKDLNATAALAIMSILLIEYASFHRKGLKGFIKGFAEPVAIIAPINILELFIKPLSLCMRLFGNVLGAFVVMELIKLIVPAIIPIPFSMYFDIFDGLIQAYVFVFLTALFIKESVE, from the coding sequence ATGGAAGAACTTAACTGCGAAACGGTATTTACCATCCCGGTATTCGGAGGAATTGGTATCTCAGAATCTGTTGTGGTAACGTGGGTTATCATGGCGGCCCTGACGCTGCTTTCCATTATATTTGTCAGGAACTTAAAGGTTGAGAACCCTGGAAGGAAGCAGCAGGTACTGGAGTTGGCGGTCGGTGGTCTTTATGGTTTTTTTGATGACCTGATTGGTGAAGAAGGAAGACGTTACATTCCCTACCTTGTGTCTGTGGCAATTTACATCGGTGTTGCGAATCTCATTGGTTTGCTAGGGCTTAAACCGCCTACCAAGGATTTAAATGCCACCGCAGCGCTTGCTATTATGAGCATTCTGCTGATTGAATATGCAAGCTTTCACAGAAAAGGCCTTAAAGGCTTTATTAAAGGCTTTGCGGAGCCGGTCGCGATTATCGCGCCGATCAATATCCTGGAACTGTTTATCAAACCGCTTTCCTTGTGTATGCGATTGTTTGGTAATGTTTTAGGAGCGTTCGTTGTTATGGAGCTTATTAAGCTGATCGTTCCGGCGATCATTCCAATTCCGTTTTCTATGTATTTTGACATTTTTGACGGATTGATTCAGGCGTATGTATTTGTATTTTTGACGGCTCTTTTCATCAAGGAGTCAGTAGAGTAA
- the atpE gene encoding ATP synthase F0 subunit C: protein MFTAIGAGLAVLTGLGAGIGIGLATAKSVDAIARQPEADGKISKALLLGCALAEATAIYGFVIALLIILFLK from the coding sequence ATGTTTACAGCTATTGGAGCAGGACTCGCAGTATTAACAGGTTTAGGTGCAGGTATTGGTATCGGTTTAGCAACCGCTAAGTCCGTAGATGCTATTGCTAGACAGCCAGAAGCAGACGGCAAGATCAGCAAGGCTCTCTTATTAGGTTGTGCTCTTGCAGAGGCAACTGCTATTTACGGTTTCGTTATTGCCCTTCTTATCATCTTATTCCTCAAATAA
- the atpF gene encoding F0F1 ATP synthase subunit B encodes MLRLDMNVVFNMLNLIVLYLLLRHFLIKPVMEVMNKRQAMIENSISNAKNSEGQAAEMKKQYEDKLAESSKEGLKIIEEAKNQAKVQYDRILENAEEEAGRVISEAQRKAEADQEKALNEAKAQIAGLVIAAAAKVVNQEASAMANKALYDSFIAEAGDSHDAGSN; translated from the coding sequence ATGCTTAGACTGGATATGAACGTTGTGTTTAATATGTTGAATCTTATTGTCCTGTATCTTTTGCTAAGGCATTTCCTGATTAAGCCGGTTATGGAAGTAATGAATAAGCGGCAGGCGATGATTGAGAACAGCATTTCAAATGCCAAAAATTCTGAGGGCCAGGCAGCAGAGATGAAAAAGCAGTATGAAGATAAGCTGGCGGAATCCTCAAAAGAAGGATTAAAGATTATCGAAGAAGCAAAAAATCAGGCCAAGGTTCAATATGACCGTATTTTAGAGAATGCGGAAGAAGAGGCTGGCCGGGTGATTTCAGAAGCACAGAGAAAAGCGGAAGCCGATCAGGAAAAAGCGCTTAACGAAGCTAAGGCTCAGATTGCCGGCTTAGTAATCGCTGCGGCGGCAAAGGTAGTCAATCAGGAAGCGAGTGCCATGGCAAACAAGGCGCTTTATGATTCATTTATAGCAGA